The following are encoded in a window of Salinibacter ruber DSM 13855 genomic DNA:
- a CDS encoding 5'-nucleotidase, lipoprotein e(P4) family, with protein sequence MSRRAAWFAFAFVLALTGCQTLRSGSPTEDPSALRARIDSLEARADRLARTATLRNPLLNSTLWTQTAVEYEGTTRQAYRMAEIMMRRALADSLWTASLEQANRGSDTYSDKPPAVVLDVDETVLDNSPYQARLVRDDAAYSAESWANWVREEQAAPVPGARAFTQAATAQGVQVIYLTNRDASLEAATRTNLRNLGFPVDDAPDAVLTQGEREGWTPKAARRRWVAERYRILLLVGDNFGDFVAAADTSVSARRVKARSFRKYWGTRWIVLPNPQYGSWEAALYDFEYGLPPRSRLEAKHEHLTPKRPQ encoded by the coding sequence GTGTCTCGACGCGCCGCGTGGTTTGCGTTCGCATTCGTGCTCGCCCTGACCGGTTGTCAGACCCTTCGGTCCGGCTCCCCCACCGAGGACCCGTCTGCACTCCGGGCCCGTATCGATTCGCTGGAGGCGCGGGCCGACCGCCTCGCCCGGACGGCGACCCTCCGCAACCCGCTCCTGAACAGCACGCTCTGGACCCAGACTGCGGTCGAGTACGAGGGAACGACCCGACAGGCGTACCGGATGGCGGAGATCATGATGCGGCGCGCGCTGGCCGACAGCCTGTGGACCGCCTCACTCGAGCAGGCAAACCGGGGAAGCGACACGTACAGTGACAAGCCCCCCGCTGTGGTCCTCGACGTCGACGAGACGGTGCTCGACAACAGCCCCTACCAGGCCCGCCTCGTTCGTGACGACGCCGCGTACAGCGCGGAGAGCTGGGCAAACTGGGTTCGGGAGGAGCAGGCCGCCCCGGTGCCGGGGGCCCGCGCCTTCACGCAGGCGGCCACGGCCCAGGGCGTGCAGGTGATTTACCTGACCAACCGAGACGCGTCTTTGGAGGCGGCCACCCGCACCAACCTGCGAAATCTCGGCTTCCCGGTGGACGACGCCCCGGACGCCGTGCTCACCCAGGGCGAACGGGAGGGCTGGACCCCGAAGGCAGCCCGCCGCCGGTGGGTCGCCGAACGATACCGCATTCTTCTGCTCGTGGGCGATAACTTTGGGGACTTTGTGGCGGCGGCGGACACGAGCGTGTCGGCCCGCCGTGTGAAGGCCCGGTCTTTCCGAAAATATTGGGGCACCCGCTGGATCGTCCTCCCCAATCCGCAATATGGATCCTGGGAGGCAGCGCTGTACGATTTTGAGTACGGCCTACCGCCTCGTTCCCGTCTTGAGGCCAAGCACGAACACCTGACGCCGAAGCGTCCCCAATAG
- a CDS encoding DEDD exonuclease domain-containing protein — MDIADATFVVTDLETTGTTPDDDRIMEIGAVKVRDGSVVDRFQQLVNPQQSVPGRITKMTGITTGMVFEAPPADEVLPDYRAFLGDGILVAHNVSFDGSFLDAELQRMGDETLPNETLCTVRLARRLLPGLDSKGLSRLAQFYDIDVEGRHRALGDAEATSVVLRRFVSQLAFEHEVETVEALLRFQHQSYQTVREVPGHIESIRDEVLPDVPDEPGVYVMKNRSGTPLYIGKAKRLPDRLRSHFTAVESSGARKRKMLQKVRSVDWTTTATELEAILLESRRIKAEKPRYNRAQRRYYNRPFIRLDTAHEYPTVSWTRRLEADGAEYYGPVRNTEQAEMVVDVVGRFFQLRECDDERLHLGQRCLYADMDRCTVPCETKDAEAYATVVERVRAFLTGQDQSVLGTMRDRMQRASDNLNFEKAAELRDTLEQLERILEKQRVAAAPVRQHNAALVHQAPDRAGRVDVMLVRFGRFEESIACAAPPSPEERDSLLERCRSVFDVEADPPETFSKRDATEIRLLSHWVYAHRDELTAVRWTPRTSPADLADAIAGRVQGQPQQSA; from the coding sequence ATGGACATTGCCGACGCAACGTTCGTGGTGACCGACCTGGAGACAACCGGCACCACGCCGGACGACGATCGGATCATGGAGATCGGGGCGGTGAAGGTACGGGACGGGTCGGTGGTCGACCGCTTCCAGCAGCTCGTCAATCCCCAGCAGTCCGTCCCGGGGCGCATCACCAAGATGACCGGGATCACGACGGGCATGGTCTTCGAGGCGCCGCCGGCCGACGAGGTCCTGCCGGACTACCGCGCCTTCCTGGGGGATGGCATTCTCGTGGCGCACAACGTGTCGTTCGACGGGTCCTTCCTGGACGCTGAGTTGCAACGGATGGGAGACGAGACGCTTCCCAACGAGACGCTCTGCACGGTCCGGTTGGCACGGCGGCTGCTGCCGGGGCTCGACTCGAAGGGCCTCAGTCGGCTCGCGCAGTTCTACGACATCGACGTGGAGGGACGACACCGGGCGCTCGGGGACGCGGAGGCGACGAGCGTGGTGCTGCGCCGGTTCGTCAGCCAGCTGGCCTTCGAGCACGAGGTCGAGACCGTCGAGGCCCTGCTGCGCTTTCAGCACCAGAGCTACCAGACGGTGCGGGAGGTGCCGGGGCACATCGAGTCCATCCGGGACGAGGTCCTGCCGGACGTGCCGGACGAGCCGGGGGTCTACGTGATGAAGAACCGTTCGGGCACCCCCCTGTACATCGGCAAGGCCAAGCGCCTGCCCGACCGCCTCCGCAGCCACTTCACGGCGGTCGAGTCGAGCGGCGCCCGCAAGCGGAAGATGCTCCAGAAGGTGCGGTCGGTGGACTGGACGACGACCGCGACTGAGCTGGAGGCCATCCTTCTGGAGTCGCGGCGCATCAAGGCGGAGAAGCCCCGGTACAACCGGGCGCAGCGCCGCTACTACAACCGGCCCTTCATCCGGCTGGACACGGCCCACGAGTACCCGACGGTGTCGTGGACCCGTCGGCTGGAGGCGGACGGGGCCGAGTACTACGGCCCGGTGCGCAACACCGAGCAGGCGGAGATGGTGGTGGACGTGGTCGGCCGGTTCTTTCAGCTCCGCGAGTGCGACGATGAGCGCCTGCACCTGGGCCAGCGGTGCCTCTACGCCGACATGGACCGGTGTACCGTGCCGTGCGAGACGAAGGACGCGGAGGCGTACGCCACGGTCGTGGAGCGCGTGCGGGCCTTCCTCACCGGACAGGACCAGAGCGTGCTCGGCACGATGCGGGACCGCATGCAACGGGCCTCCGATAACCTCAATTTCGAGAAGGCCGCCGAGCTGCGGGACACGCTGGAGCAACTGGAGCGCATTCTGGAAAAGCAGCGCGTGGCGGCGGCGCCGGTGCGGCAGCACAACGCCGCCCTCGTCCACCAGGCCCCCGACCGGGCGGGCCGCGTGGACGTGATGCTGGTGCGGTTCGGGCGGTTCGAGGAATCGATTGCGTGTGCGGCGCCGCCGTCGCCGGAGGAGCGGGACTCTCTTTTGGAGCGCTGCCGGTCGGTCTTCGACGTGGAGGCCGATCCGCCCGAGACGTTTTCCAAGCGGGACGCGACCGAAATTCGGCTGCTCTCGCACTGGGTCTACGCGCACCGGGACGAGCTAACGGCGGTGCGGTGGACCCCTCGCACCTCGCCGGCCGACTTGGCCGACGCCATCGCGGGGCGGGTCCAGGGGCAGCCACAACAATCGGCGTAA